Proteins encoded in a region of the Anopheles ziemanni chromosome 2, idAnoZiCoDA_A2_x.2, whole genome shotgun sequence genome:
- the LOC131281663 gene encoding fibrinogen-like protein A, with translation MDKLQEIEQTMKTTIEKRKFEKRIEEMENTLQMAMNEMEQRLQKKLTKHESNINEKIDMVDTKFEAKMHVIGESLKKSVKTAAHNTRKKIEELKNRLVPKVERIQETSLTEFKKLGENKEIINLLTSSIHNLTTNAETRSKTLEDHLIDPVRSCRQVTGESGTYLFRLWKKSKQFEVFCEQNKFKGGWIVIQHRYDGSVDFYRNWAQYRNGFGNVDGEFWLGLEYVHQITKNRPHELLVEVKDFHGNYGYAKYDGFEIGDESELYVLKKLGTYSGTAGDSMEYHKNKKFTTFDRDNDEWNSNNCAMVGHGAWWYDHCHHSNLNGRYQNTTGDASAMVWHHFKNDNPGLSYSRMMIRNIIN, from the exons ATGGACAAACTGCAGGAGATTGAGCAAACTATGAAGACAACCATCGAGAAACGGAAGTTCGAGAAAAGAATAGAGGAGATGGAAAACACCTTGCAAATGGCAATGAAT GAAATGGAACAACGTCTGCAGAAGAAGCTTACCAAACATGAAAGTAATATTAACGAAAAGATCGACATGGTGGATACAAAATTTGAAGCAAAAATGCACGTAATTGGAGAATCTTTGAAAAAG AGTGTGAAGACAGCCGCACACAATACACGGAAAAAAATAGAGGAATTGAAGAATCGTTTGGTACCCAAGGTGGAACGCATTCAGGAAACATCGCTAACTGAGTTTAAGAAACTAGgagaaaataaggaaattaTTAATTTGCTAACGAGTTCGATACATAATTTAACTACCAATGCAGAAACACGCAGTAAGACATTGGAAGACCACTTAATAGATCCTGTCCGATCATGTCGTCAAGTTACCGGAGAATCTGGAACGTATCTTTTCCGTTTGtggaaaaaatcgaaacaattCGAGGTCTTTTGCGAACAAAATAAGTTCAAAGGCGGCTGGATTGTAATCCAGCATAGGTATGACGGTTCAGTCGACTTTTATCGAAATTGGGCGCAGTACCGCAATGGATTCGGGAATGTTGATGGCGAATTCTGGCTCGGGCTGGAATACGTGCATCAAATTACTAAAAACCGACCGCATGAATTGTTGGTGGAGGTGAAAGATTTTCATGGAAACTACGGATACGCTAAGTACGACGGGTTTGAGATAGGGGACGAATCGGAGTTGTATGTGTTGAAGAAGTTAGGGACATACTCAGGGACAGCAGGAGATTCGATGGAGTACCACAAGAATAAAAAGTTTACCACATTTGATCGCGATAATGACGAATGGAATAGCAATAATTGTGCCATGGTTGGGCACGGAGCCTGGTGGTACGATCACTGCCACCATTCCAATTTGAATGGACGTTATCAGAACACAACAGGTGATGCGAGTGCGATGGTGTGGCATCATTTCAAAAACGACAATCCTGGATTGTCTTACTCGCGAATGATGATCCGCAATATCATTAATTAA